One window from the genome of Alkalihalobacillus sp. LMS6 encodes:
- the purD gene encoding phosphoribosylamine--glycine ligase → MNVLIIGNGGREHAIAWSASNSKLVETVYIAPGNDGMADLGICLGLEASDHDALVQFAIQSDIGLVIVGPEIPLLEGLVDRFEFEEIPVFGPRKEAAILEGSKSFAKEFMHQYRIPTAASKTFTEFEAAASYVRAEGAPIVIKADGLAAGKGVTVALTEEEAIGALQHILVDHGFGEAGAKVVIEEYLEGEELSLMAFVNGTTVIPMVPAQDHKRAYDGDKGPNTGGMGAYSPVPQFSDDDVEEAVRTILQPTANAMVEEGRSFTGVLYAGLMMTTHGPKVIEYNARFGDPETQVVLPRLETDLIQVILNVLNGEPIELKWKEEAVVGVVHASVGYPEAYAKGVPIHGIEEAAQNQLIFHAGTKKATEWQTNGGRVLLVAGTGSTIEAAQEQAYQTSSQITSDGLFYRKDIARKALQQL, encoded by the coding sequence ATGAATGTATTAATCATTGGAAACGGTGGAAGAGAGCATGCGATTGCCTGGAGTGCCTCAAACAGCAAGCTTGTTGAGACAGTCTATATAGCGCCAGGTAATGATGGCATGGCTGATCTCGGGATTTGCCTTGGGTTGGAAGCTTCCGATCACGATGCACTTGTACAGTTTGCTATACAAAGTGACATTGGTTTAGTCATTGTCGGACCTGAGATTCCTTTATTAGAAGGGTTAGTTGACCGATTTGAATTTGAAGAAATACCTGTATTCGGCCCAAGAAAAGAGGCCGCCATACTTGAAGGCTCTAAGTCGTTTGCAAAAGAATTCATGCACCAGTATAGGATACCCACAGCAGCATCAAAAACATTTACTGAATTTGAAGCTGCAGCGAGCTATGTACGAGCGGAGGGAGCGCCAATTGTCATTAAAGCAGATGGTCTTGCGGCTGGGAAAGGTGTAACGGTTGCATTAACTGAAGAGGAAGCCATCGGTGCACTTCAACATATTTTAGTCGATCATGGGTTTGGCGAAGCTGGTGCCAAAGTCGTCATTGAAGAATACCTTGAAGGGGAAGAACTATCATTAATGGCATTCGTTAATGGAACAACGGTCATTCCGATGGTTCCGGCGCAAGATCATAAGCGCGCATATGATGGAGACAAAGGTCCAAACACAGGTGGCATGGGCGCATATTCACCGGTACCTCAGTTTTCTGACGATGATGTTGAAGAAGCTGTAAGAACGATTCTTCAACCAACAGCAAATGCGATGGTGGAGGAAGGACGTTCTTTTACTGGGGTCCTTTATGCAGGCTTAATGATGACAACTCATGGCCCAAAAGTAATCGAATATAATGCGCGCTTTGGTGATCCTGAGACACAAGTCGTTTTGCCACGCCTTGAGACTGATCTCATTCAAGTCATACTTAATGTGCTAAACGGTGAACCAATAGAATTGAAATGGAAAGAAGAAGCGGTTGTAGGTGTGGTTCATGCCAGCGTCGGTTATCCAGAAGCGTATGCAAAAGGTGTACCGATTCACGGCATTGAAGAAGCTGCACAAAACCAGCTAATCTTCCATGCAGGAACGAAGAAAGCAACAGAGTGGCAAACCAATGGTGGCAGAGTTCTTTTAGTTGCAGGAACAGGAAGTACCATTGAAGCCGCGCAAGAGCAGGCTTATCAAACGAGTAGCCAGATTACAAGTGATGGGTTGTTTTATCGGAAAGATATTGCAAGGAAAGCATTGCAACAACTATAA
- the purN gene encoding phosphoribosylglycinamide formyltransferase, whose protein sequence is MRLAIFASGSGTNAENLIQRTKNGSAKGNVVLVVSDKRQAPVLKKASQLGVETAEVLPSDFIDKRAYEAYLIEQLHAAKVELIVLAGYMRLIGPTLLEAFEGRIVNIHPSLLPLFPGLDAVGQALEAKAKETGVTIHYVDAGMDTGPVIAQEKVAIALDDDHASLTTKIQAVEHQLYPQVVNQIVAEKTRGENE, encoded by the coding sequence ATGAGGCTAGCGATCTTTGCCTCTGGCTCTGGTACAAATGCGGAGAATCTGATTCAAAGAACGAAAAATGGATCAGCTAAAGGAAATGTGGTGCTCGTTGTAAGCGATAAACGACAGGCACCCGTTCTTAAAAAAGCAAGTCAATTAGGCGTAGAGACTGCTGAAGTTTTGCCAAGCGACTTTATTGATAAACGAGCTTATGAAGCATATCTCATTGAACAATTACATGCAGCTAAAGTAGAGTTGATCGTACTGGCTGGCTATATGCGTTTAATTGGACCGACGCTTTTAGAAGCGTTTGAAGGGAGAATTGTAAACATCCATCCTTCATTGTTGCCGCTTTTTCCAGGTCTTGATGCAGTTGGCCAAGCACTTGAAGCCAAAGCAAAGGAAACAGGTGTCACGATTCACTACGTCGATGCAGGTATGGATACAGGACCGGTGATTGCACAGGAAAAAGTAGCCATTGCACTAGATGATGATCATGCTTCACTAACAACTAAAATTCAAGCAGTCGAGCATCAACTGTATCCACAGGTTGTCAATCAGATTGTGGCAGAAAAGACTAGGGGAGAAAATGAATGA
- the purM gene encoding phosphoribosylformylglycinamidine cyclo-ligase: MSQAYKQAGVDIEAGYEAVKRMKTHVERTKRQGVLGSLGGFGGNFDLSQLGLKEPVLVSGTDGVGTKLMLAFMADQHDTIGQDAVAMCVNDIVVQGAEPLYFLDYLALGKADPAKIEAIVKGVADGCELAGCALIGGETAEMPGMYSDEEYDLAGFSVGAVEKSEMITGESIEAGDVLIGLASSGLHSNGFSLVRKLLLEQSGLSLDSVPKALGKPLGEELLTPTKIYVKPVLKAVRSKFVKGAAHITGGGFYENIPRMLPEGLGAEIDYGSWPIPAIFSLLKEQGDLSDNDLFSTFNMGIGMVLTVSEEHLHEAIRCLEDAGESASIIGRVTSQSGITIGSIEP; this comes from the coding sequence ATGTCACAAGCATATAAGCAAGCAGGGGTCGATATAGAAGCAGGATACGAAGCAGTGAAACGGATGAAAACGCATGTCGAGCGAACGAAACGACAAGGTGTGCTTGGAAGCTTAGGTGGGTTTGGGGGCAACTTTGATCTTTCGCAATTAGGTTTAAAAGAGCCGGTACTTGTTTCAGGGACAGACGGTGTCGGAACGAAGCTAATGCTTGCCTTTATGGCGGATCAACATGATACAATCGGGCAAGATGCCGTTGCCATGTGTGTAAACGACATTGTTGTGCAAGGAGCAGAGCCGTTGTATTTCTTAGATTACTTAGCACTCGGAAAAGCGGATCCAGCAAAGATTGAAGCGATTGTTAAAGGTGTTGCAGACGGTTGCGAGCTAGCAGGATGTGCGCTTATTGGCGGGGAAACAGCGGAAATGCCCGGTATGTATAGTGATGAAGAATATGATTTAGCCGGGTTTTCTGTAGGCGCTGTTGAGAAAAGCGAAATGATTACTGGAGAATCAATTGAAGCTGGTGACGTACTGATTGGCTTGGCTTCAAGTGGACTCCATTCAAACGGTTTTTCGCTTGTTCGTAAGTTATTGCTTGAACAGTCTGGTCTTTCGTTGGACAGTGTTCCTAAAGCGTTAGGGAAGCCACTTGGAGAGGAACTGCTGACCCCGACTAAAATTTACGTCAAACCCGTTCTAAAAGCTGTTCGCTCAAAGTTTGTAAAAGGGGCCGCACACATTACAGGTGGCGGGTTTTATGAAAACATCCCAAGAATGCTTCCAGAAGGATTAGGCGCAGAAATTGATTATGGATCATGGCCGATTCCAGCTATATTCTCATTGCTTAAGGAGCAAGGAGATTTATCTGACAACGATCTATTTTCAACGTTTAATATGGGAATTGGTATGGTGCTGACAGTAAGCGAAGAACACCTGCATGAAGCCATCCGCTGTCTAGAAGACGCTGGAGAGAGCGCTTCTATTATTGGTAGAGTGACTAGCCAATCAGGTATTACAATTGGAAGTATTGAGCCATGA
- a CDS encoding Ger(x)C family spore germination protein, which translates to MVKKSVRNLSVFSLLFISACTPQLQLNEDIQYLQALAHDLNDKGEVETTGITTIIMPADEQVPESELITTLNPNLASLYEGLQAESPRLIDSSRTRLHIFSETFAKEEGLFDTLDAIQRNPSIEQNLKLLISRGSASDLFDAKYPFHSTAQRHLLDLIEKNEIEQLPKSSMHEFLYRYYATGTDAFIPVVDRIGDHAKITGLALFQGDKYRTEINLQQSSYFRKLFEKTTHGNAYVALGEDKGIVYRYIKSEPSWDVSKNQDGSIAIDVTLKMEGTLRQKKDVAVGEITTGDLEQRSKEHFEAEFTKMISFLQEEKLDPIGITEIVRHHVRGIDIGKWKEEQYSTTPVNVHVRFQVNNRGAVK; encoded by the coding sequence ATGGTAAAAAAGAGCGTGCGTAATCTGAGCGTATTTTCCCTACTTTTTATATCAGCATGCACACCGCAACTACAATTAAATGAAGATATTCAATACTTACAAGCGTTAGCTCATGATTTAAACGATAAAGGGGAAGTGGAGACAACTGGTATAACGACGATCATCATGCCGGCGGATGAACAAGTACCTGAGAGCGAATTAATTACAACATTAAATCCGAACTTAGCGAGTTTGTACGAGGGATTACAAGCAGAGTCGCCCCGACTAATCGATTCCAGTCGAACGAGGCTTCATATTTTTAGCGAAACCTTTGCAAAAGAAGAGGGTCTATTTGATACATTAGACGCTATCCAGAGGAATCCGTCTATTGAACAAAACTTAAAGTTATTAATAAGCAGAGGCAGCGCCAGTGATCTATTTGATGCAAAATACCCGTTTCATTCAACTGCGCAACGTCATTTATTGGATTTAATTGAAAAGAATGAGATTGAACAACTCCCTAAATCGAGTATGCATGAGTTTTTATATCGGTATTATGCAACGGGGACGGACGCCTTCATTCCAGTGGTAGATCGAATCGGAGATCATGCGAAAATAACGGGGCTTGCTTTATTTCAAGGGGATAAATATCGGACGGAAATCAATTTACAGCAGAGCAGTTATTTCAGAAAATTATTTGAAAAAACGACCCATGGAAATGCTTATGTTGCACTAGGTGAAGATAAAGGCATTGTTTACCGCTATATTAAGTCCGAACCTTCATGGGATGTCTCGAAAAATCAAGATGGATCGATTGCTATAGATGTCACCCTTAAAATGGAAGGTACATTGAGGCAGAAAAAAGATGTCGCAGTTGGTGAAATAACTACGGGGGATCTTGAACAACGATCGAAGGAGCATTTTGAAGCGGAGTTCACGAAAATGATTTCATTTTTACAGGAGGAAAAGTTAGATCCAATCGGTATCACTGAAATTGTCAGGCACCATGTGCGTGGAATTGATATTGGCAAGTGGAAGGAAGAGCAATATTCAACTACGCCTGTCAACGTTCATGTTCGTTTCCAAGTAAATAATCGAGGCGCGGTAAAATAA
- a CDS encoding GerAB/ArcD/ProY family transporter, translating to MKMATKQVSPFFTLFLVIVMQIGVGIFTFQRNLAEIIGNDGWIAILLSAVSIMVVIGLIYYILEEGWTIVDLHKRMFGRFIGRLLDLYFIGYFCLFACTILVIYVDMVIIWIFPDLYHGVLIFIVIVLAFLFTQSGFRSLMGLSVITIFMTIPLLFFSHYPSGLLQMNNLYPIWNHSFSEFASATKQMTFQYLGFEILLVAFPFFKQAKKSLLWSQIGLGISTCMYVFTYILVYLVFTENHLVSIIWPTLSVWRMEYLGISIWLLILLPNICLYLWAASYIGKRSFKWKQKYWLVVLIVVVYGLALLLRRYYSLSEAQQIINRLGFYTLYVYIPFLALLKLIFKKKVMRNGKKERA from the coding sequence ATGAAAATGGCTACAAAGCAAGTCTCACCTTTCTTTACGCTGTTCTTAGTAATTGTTATGCAAATAGGGGTTGGGATTTTTACATTTCAGCGAAACTTGGCAGAGATTATTGGGAATGATGGATGGATTGCAATTTTATTGTCTGCTGTAAGTATTATGGTGGTAATCGGCCTCATCTACTATATTTTAGAAGAAGGATGGACCATCGTAGATCTTCATAAAAGAATGTTTGGACGGTTTATTGGACGCCTATTGGATCTTTATTTTATTGGCTATTTTTGTTTATTTGCTTGCACAATTTTAGTGATTTACGTTGATATGGTCATTATCTGGATTTTTCCAGATTTATATCATGGTGTTCTCATCTTTATTGTTATCGTGTTGGCTTTTCTCTTCACACAATCTGGGTTTCGGAGCCTTATGGGGTTGAGCGTCATCACCATTTTTATGACGATCCCATTATTGTTCTTCTCCCATTATCCAAGTGGGTTATTACAAATGAACAATTTATATCCTATATGGAATCATTCGTTTAGTGAGTTTGCTTCTGCAACAAAGCAAATGACGTTTCAATATTTAGGATTTGAAATCTTACTTGTCGCGTTTCCTTTTTTTAAACAAGCAAAAAAATCGCTTCTGTGGTCGCAAATCGGTTTAGGAATTAGTACTTGTATGTATGTGTTTACGTACATCCTTGTGTATTTAGTTTTTACAGAGAATCATTTAGTCAGCATCATTTGGCCGACTTTATCGGTTTGGAGAATGGAGTATTTAGGCATTTCGATTTGGTTATTAATATTACTGCCCAATATCTGTCTTTATTTATGGGCGGCAAGCTACATAGGGAAGCGGTCCTTTAAATGGAAACAGAAATATTGGCTTGTCGTTCTCATAGTCGTTGTGTATGGTTTGGCGCTCCTGTTAAGACGGTATTATAGCTTAAGTGAAGCACAACAGATCATTAACCGGCTCGGGTTTTATACACTCTATGTGTATATCCCTTTTCTTGCATTGTTAAAATTAATTTTCAAGAAGAAGGTGATGCGAAATGGTAAAAAAGAGCGTGCGTAA
- the purH gene encoding bifunctional phosphoribosylaminoimidazolecarboxamide formyltransferase/IMP cyclohydrolase, which yields MKKRALVSVSNKEGLIPFVNGLVEQDIEILSTGGTKRSLEEAGIPVKNVSDVTAFPEILDGRVKTLHPAIHGGLLARRDKNDHMNQIAELDITPIDFVVVNLYPFAETIAKPDATFEDAIENIDIGGPSMLRSAAKNHADVTVVVDPNDYEAVLASLEQSDDHQQSLRQKLAAKVFRHTAAYDALIASYLTEAVDERDPETLTVTYTHKQALRYGENPHQKAAFYEKSNGSASSIAKAKQLHGKELSYNNINDANAALEVIKEFTEPAAVAIKHMNPCGVGTGESIATAFNRAYEADSKSIFGGIVALNREVDQETAQIMSEIFLEVILAPHFSPEAKAILTKKKNIRLLEVAVDKGKTEDKLTSIHGGLLLQEEDTLGLDDAERQVVTKREPTEEEWTALSLGWKVVKHVKSNAIVLANGEMTVGVGAGQMNRVGSAAIAIEQAGERAKGAVLASDAFFPYGDTVETAAKAGVTAIIQPGGSVRDDESIQKADEYGIAMVFTGLRHFKH from the coding sequence ATGAAGAAACGTGCACTCGTAAGCGTATCAAATAAAGAGGGACTCATTCCATTTGTTAATGGACTAGTAGAACAGGATATCGAAATTCTTTCAACGGGTGGAACGAAGCGCTCATTAGAAGAAGCAGGAATCCCGGTAAAAAATGTTTCAGACGTGACGGCGTTTCCAGAAATTTTAGATGGTCGGGTCAAGACCCTTCATCCAGCCATTCATGGTGGATTACTCGCGAGACGAGATAAAAATGACCACATGAACCAAATTGCAGAATTAGACATTACGCCAATTGACTTTGTCGTCGTAAATCTTTACCCGTTTGCTGAAACAATTGCAAAACCAGATGCTACTTTTGAAGATGCGATTGAAAACATTGATATTGGTGGACCAAGTATGTTGCGTTCTGCAGCGAAAAATCATGCAGACGTAACCGTTGTCGTTGATCCGAATGATTACGAAGCAGTCCTTGCTAGTTTAGAACAAAGTGATGATCACCAACAGTCTCTTCGTCAAAAGCTAGCCGCTAAAGTATTTCGTCATACCGCAGCTTACGATGCACTCATTGCCTCTTATTTAACAGAAGCAGTAGACGAGCGCGATCCTGAAACATTAACGGTTACATATACGCATAAGCAAGCATTACGTTACGGTGAAAATCCGCACCAAAAAGCGGCATTTTACGAGAAAAGCAACGGATCAGCCTCTTCAATCGCAAAAGCAAAACAGCTACATGGAAAAGAGCTTTCTTACAATAATATTAATGATGCGAATGCGGCTCTTGAAGTGATAAAAGAATTCACCGAACCAGCTGCAGTTGCGATCAAGCATATGAATCCATGTGGTGTAGGAACAGGCGAATCAATTGCTACTGCTTTTAATCGCGCCTATGAAGCCGATTCAAAATCAATTTTTGGTGGCATTGTAGCTCTTAATCGTGAAGTGGATCAAGAAACCGCACAGATAATGAGCGAGATTTTCTTAGAAGTTATCCTTGCTCCACATTTTAGCCCCGAAGCGAAAGCGATTTTGACGAAGAAAAAGAATATTCGCTTACTAGAGGTAGCAGTGGATAAAGGAAAAACAGAAGACAAGCTGACCTCAATTCACGGTGGCTTATTATTACAAGAAGAAGATACGCTAGGACTGGATGATGCGGAACGCCAAGTTGTAACAAAGCGCGAGCCGACTGAAGAAGAGTGGACAGCACTATCTTTAGGTTGGAAAGTCGTCAAGCATGTCAAGTCGAATGCCATTGTTCTAGCAAATGGTGAGATGACAGTTGGTGTTGGCGCAGGACAAATGAATCGTGTTGGTTCAGCGGCAATCGCGATTGAACAAGCAGGCGAGCGAGCAAAAGGGGCGGTGCTTGCATCTGATGCGTTTTTCCCTTACGGTGATACAGTAGAAACAGCAGCGAAAGCTGGAGTAACAGCGATCATTCAACCTGGAGGATCTGTTCGAGATGATGAATCGATCCAAAAGGCAGATGAATATGGCATTGCGATGGTGTTTACTGGATTACGTCATTTTAAACATTAA
- a CDS encoding N-acetyltransferase, with amino-acid sequence MIKQINCIQDWDHSLSHLLVDCVNDGASINFLAPLTLEKAHDYWDSVVLSDTHSCLIAIDEGTAVGTVQLLCCEKENGRHRAEIAKLMVHSNFRGKGIASQLMNQAEQLAVSKGIHLLTLDTEKGSSANALYQHLGYTFAGSIPHFAQSALSHKIKATNFYYKQVGSL; translated from the coding sequence ATGATTAAACAAATTAATTGTATCCAGGACTGGGACCATTCATTAAGCCATTTATTAGTAGATTGTGTAAATGATGGCGCTTCAATCAATTTTTTAGCCCCTTTGACGCTCGAAAAAGCACATGACTATTGGGATTCTGTTGTGCTTTCAGACACACACAGTTGCTTAATTGCGATTGATGAAGGGACGGCCGTTGGCACGGTTCAACTACTTTGTTGTGAAAAGGAAAATGGTCGGCATCGTGCAGAAATCGCTAAATTAATGGTTCATTCAAATTTTAGGGGGAAAGGAATTGCTTCACAACTAATGAACCAAGCAGAGCAACTAGCAGTGTCCAAAGGCATTCACCTGCTAACCTTAGATACAGAAAAGGGTTCGTCTGCAAATGCACTGTATCAGCATTTAGGTTACACATTTGCAGGATCGATCCCACATTTTGCTCAATCTGCTTTATCCCATAAAATCAAAGCAACAAATTTCTACTACAAACAAGTTGGCTCTTTATGA
- a CDS encoding spore germination protein translates to MRKESIEATIATLSKSTDFVVEDAHSDHSISYYYLDSVMGDKQSFHRVIAYIKTNPHLSIEELHDSLPIERIETARSADEFSTHIMRGSLLIGTSKVSSPFLVLPFRKIESREITVSENEYSVSGPKEGFIEDLDVNINLIRKRIAVPELVVDEMTLGSVSKSRLAILYLDGVVNDQLLQTVRQRLKYLDFDEFTDIAQVSQLITDSPNSPFAQLLETERPDRVATSVTEGKVTLLLDGSPLALIGPTTLIEFFASPDDYYDQWPVGMFIRMMRICAVVFSVVATSFYIAITTFHHELIPDDLLITMVSSRMEVPYPPIIEVLILELTIELLREAGARLPERIGQTIGIVGGIVIGTAVVEASLASSVLLIIVALTALASFTTPIYQMGNAVRMLRFPFIFFAQLYGFIGISICLLLCLRHLLTLKSYGYPYLAPIYPLRVGDFKDSFFHMPMNFQEKRPSILRPKKQERFKSKPKKRASYDIEE, encoded by the coding sequence TTGAGGAAAGAGTCAATCGAAGCAACGATTGCAACCTTGTCGAAGTCAACGGACTTTGTCGTGGAAGATGCCCATTCAGATCATTCAATCAGCTACTATTACCTTGATTCGGTCATGGGCGATAAGCAATCTTTTCATCGGGTTATTGCTTACATAAAAACAAATCCACATTTATCGATCGAAGAATTACATGATTCTTTACCCATTGAACGCATTGAAACCGCCCGATCAGCCGATGAATTTAGTACCCATATCATGCGAGGGTCGTTATTGATCGGCACGAGTAAGGTGTCTAGTCCCTTCTTAGTGCTTCCGTTTAGGAAAATTGAAAGCAGAGAAATTACTGTATCTGAAAACGAATATTCCGTATCTGGACCAAAAGAAGGTTTCATTGAAGATTTAGATGTCAACATCAACCTCATACGAAAGCGAATAGCAGTTCCTGAATTAGTTGTAGACGAAATGACGTTAGGGAGTGTGAGCAAAAGTAGACTGGCCATACTTTATCTCGATGGTGTTGTGAACGATCAATTGCTTCAAACGGTCCGTCAACGTCTAAAGTATCTCGATTTCGATGAATTTACTGATATTGCGCAAGTAAGTCAGTTAATTACGGATAGCCCAAATTCTCCCTTTGCGCAATTATTAGAAACAGAACGTCCTGATCGAGTCGCAACAAGCGTAACAGAAGGAAAAGTAACGCTTTTATTAGATGGTTCACCACTTGCTTTAATTGGTCCGACAACCTTGATTGAGTTTTTTGCATCACCTGATGATTATTACGATCAATGGCCAGTGGGGATGTTTATTCGAATGATGCGAATATGTGCCGTCGTATTTTCCGTCGTCGCGACGTCCTTTTACATAGCTATTACAACATTCCACCATGAACTCATCCCGGATGATTTATTAATTACGATGGTTTCATCAAGGATGGAGGTTCCGTATCCACCTATCATTGAAGTGCTTATTTTAGAATTGACTATTGAACTTTTGCGAGAGGCTGGAGCGAGGCTACCGGAGAGAATTGGTCAAACCATTGGTATTGTTGGAGGTATCGTAATCGGAACCGCCGTTGTAGAAGCTTCTTTAGCGAGCAGTGTACTTTTAATTATTGTTGCATTAACAGCGCTTGCTTCATTTACAACGCCAATTTACCAAATGGGGAATGCTGTTCGTATGCTTCGGTTTCCATTTATTTTCTTTGCGCAGCTATATGGATTTATTGGAATTTCGATTTGTTTATTGCTTTGTTTACGTCACTTATTAACGTTGAAATCCTATGGCTATCCTTATTTAGCTCCTATTTATCCGTTACGTGTTGGCGATTTTAAAGATTCTTTCTTTCATATGCCAATGAATTTTCAAGAAAAAAGACCAAGTATTTTGCGTCCAAAAAAACAAGAACGGTTTAAAAGCAAACCGAAAAAGAGAGCCTCTTACGATATTGAAGAGTAA
- a CDS encoding M20 family metallopeptidase encodes MTKKEQMIQMLETFVMMDSGSYDKSGVDRLGSLLIDTYRSIGYEETVYKQDVYGDHILLRQKTNTQESSILLLAHMDTVFPVGTAISRPFTIDGDYAYGPGVADMKGSHVTTFFALRELYETHPDLLRHIDVLLTSDEEIGAVSARPYIEQHAQGKKAVLVMEPARKDGSVVTFRRGGGRYTMKVEGIAAHSGNDPEKGASAIEELAHKIIALHQLSDQEAGIHVNVGVIKGGTSVNTVADYAEADIDIRISTIEQASELEKAIHDIAKQNHVSQTKTTVEGGSTRPPMVRTEETIQLYHLVKACGAQLGIEVKETASGGGSDASYTSALGVPTIDGMGPIGGGFHSVEKFLFVPSLEERSNLLVNVMKHLLTRDAVSK; translated from the coding sequence ATGACGAAAAAAGAGCAAATGATTCAAATGTTAGAAACCTTCGTGATGATGGATAGTGGCTCCTATGATAAATCAGGAGTAGATCGATTAGGTTCCCTTTTAATTGATACCTATCGTTCCATTGGTTATGAAGAAACCGTTTATAAGCAAGATGTCTATGGCGATCATATTTTATTACGTCAAAAAACGAACACGCAAGAGTCTAGCATTCTACTGTTAGCGCATATGGATACCGTTTTTCCTGTTGGCACAGCTATTTCTCGTCCGTTCACGATTGATGGCGATTATGCATATGGACCAGGAGTAGCAGATATGAAAGGAAGTCATGTGACAACGTTTTTTGCGCTAAGAGAACTCTATGAAACGCATCCAGATTTATTGCGGCATATTGACGTGCTGTTAACGAGTGATGAGGAAATTGGCGCAGTCTCGGCTCGTCCTTACATCGAACAACACGCACAAGGAAAAAAAGCGGTCTTAGTCATGGAACCAGCTCGAAAAGACGGTTCAGTTGTGACGTTTCGACGTGGCGGCGGCCGTTACACAATGAAAGTAGAGGGGATTGCCGCTCATTCCGGGAACGACCCAGAAAAAGGAGCAAGTGCTATTGAAGAATTGGCGCATAAAATTATTGCACTTCACCAGTTGTCTGATCAAGAAGCTGGAATACATGTAAATGTGGGCGTAATAAAAGGTGGGACCTCTGTCAATACCGTTGCCGATTATGCAGAAGCAGATATTGATATTCGAATTTCTACGATAGAGCAAGCTAGTGAACTTGAAAAAGCAATCCATGACATAGCTAAACAAAACCATGTGTCACAAACAAAAACAACAGTAGAAGGTGGTAGTACGAGACCACCAATGGTTCGTACAGAAGAAACGATCCAACTCTATCACCTGGTCAAAGCTTGTGGAGCGCAATTAGGGATTGAAGTAAAAGAGACCGCATCAGGAGGCGGTTCCGATGCTTCCTATACATCCGCATTAGGTGTACCAACCATTGATGGGATGGGTCCAATAGGAGGAGGGTTTCACAGCGTTGAAAAGTTTTTATTTGTTCCTTCTTTAGAAGAACGATCAAACCTTCTTGTTAACGTCATGAAACACCTGCTTACAAGAGACGCGGTGTCTAAATAA